A section of the Branchiostoma lanceolatum isolate klBraLanc5 chromosome 19, klBraLanc5.hap2, whole genome shotgun sequence genome encodes:
- the LOC136425884 gene encoding fucolectin-4-like, translating to MHAGLAVDGNTAGDYYENSCTHTAQWVNGPSWWVDLGQSYNIGRVVIFNRQDCCQDRINPFNIHIGDSNQVTSNPKCGGDHQIDLNQPSISVSCQGMTGRYVGVRLPGSSRTMTLCEVQVFAGRPL from the exons ATGCATGCCGGGCTTGCGGTAGATGGGAACACCGCTGGTGACTACTACGAGAATTCCTGCACACACACCGCACAATGGGTGAATGGTCCCAGTTGGTGGGTGGATCTTGGACAATCGTACAACATTGGCAG GGTGGTCATCTTCAATCGCCAGGACTGTTGTCAGGATCGAATCAACcccttcaacatccacatcggggattcCAACCAGGTCACCTCAAACCCCAAGTGTGGAGGTGATCATCAAATCGACCTTAACCAGCCGTCTATTTCCGTTTCCTGTCAGGGGATGACCGGGCGCTACGTCGGCGTTCGTCTTCCTGGTTCCTCCCGAACCATGACCCTGTGCGAGGTCCAAGTCTTTGCAGGTAGACCTTTGTAA
- the LOC136426054 gene encoding uncharacterized protein: MGHKNRIQTTLLLVVYFFSLGRNGSALTVEEAVQLKTAIEVVRAKCDGAITGLAETSLILDEGSRAGLHPPPVPTGAPYVNIARGKSAFQTSTYSWSARADRAVDGNTNGRFNAGSCTHTAREANPAWWVDLGQTYIVNRVVIYNRWDCCKDRLNPFNIHIGDSSQVSSNPKCGGDHRIDLSQPSMSVSCPGMTGRYVGVRLSGSSRILSLGEVQVYSNAEPCTVGNGASYRGTVSETATGKTCQRWDSQTPHGHSRTSRNYPSGGLEQNYCRNPDGWTGLWCYTTDPNQRWELCNVPVCA; this comes from the exons ATGGGTCACAAGAACCGTATCCAAACAACCCTTTTGCTGGTGGTTTACTTTTTCTCGTTGGGGAGGAATGGTTCCGCCCTGACAGTGGAAGAAGCTGTACAACTGAAGA CTGCAATTGAAGTTGTCAGGGCGAAGTGTGATGGGGCAATAACCGGATTGGCTGAAACTTCTTTGATTCTGGACGAGGGAAGCCGGGCCGGACTTCATCCACCACCGGTCCCAACCGGAGCACCAT ATGTCAACATCGCTAGAGGGAAGTCAGCGTTCCAAACAAGCACCTACTCGTGGTCTGCGCGTGCCGACCGTGCCGTGGACGGGAACACCAACGGTCGCTTCAACGCTGGTTCGTGTACACACACTGCTCGAGAAGCTAACCCAGCGTGGTGGGTGGACCTCGGACAAACGTACATAGTAAACAG GGTGGTCATCTACAATCGCTGGGACTGCTGCAAGGACCGACTCAACcccttcaacatccacatcggggattcCAGCCAGGTCAGCTCGAACCCCAAGTGTGGAGGTGATCATCGAATCGACCTTAGCCAACCGTCTATGTCAGTCTCCTGTCCGGGGATGACGGGGCGGTACGTCGGCGTTCGTCTTTCTGGTTCCTCCCGAATCCTGAGTCTGGGTGAAGTCCAAGTCTATTCAAATGCAG AACCATGCACGGTGGGAAATGGAGCGTCCTACCGTGGAACAGTCTCTGAGACCGCGacaggcaagacgtgtcaacgctgggacagtcagacaccccaTGGACACTCCAGGACTTCTCGTAACTATCCGTCAGGTggactggagcagaactactgccggaatccggacggcTGGACCGGactttggtgctacaccacggatcccaACCAGAGATGGGAGCTGTGCAACGTGCCAGTTTGCGCATAG
- the LOC136425886 gene encoding fucolectin-1-like: protein MGHKNCIQTTLLLVVCLLPLAAIEVVKAKCDAAKDQVNQTSATLNAGALAGLYPPAPVPTGAPDVNIAQGKTAYQTSNYAGYTLPSRSVDGNTDGLWNALSCSCTRAETTPMWVVVYNRQDCCPERLNPFNIHIGDSNQVSSNPKCGGDHRIVLSQPSMSVSCPGMTGRYVGVRLPGSIRRYLTLCEVQVFSNAVALPKKWREDGRCGTGFPAPGANPGQCDPNSVSPCCSPYNYCGATYWHCGCGDSCVDYRNILGDRILFHK, encoded by the exons ATGGGTCACAAGAACTGTATCCAAACAACACTTTTGCTGGTGGTTTGCCTTCTCCCGTTGG CTGCAATTGAAGTTGTGAAAGCAAAGTGTGATGCGGCAAAGGATCAAGTGAATCAAACTTCTGCGACTCTGAACGCCGGGGCCCTAGCTGGACTTTACCCGCCGGCGCCGGTCCCAACCGGAGCACCTG ATGTCAATATCGCTCAAGGGAAGACGGCGTATCAAACAAGCAACTACGCGGGGTACACACTTCCCAGCCGTTCGGTAGACGGGAACACTGATGGACTCTGGAACGCTCTATCCTGTTCTTGTACAAGGGCAGAGACGACCCCCATGTG GGTGGTCGTCTACAACCGCCAGGACTGCTGTCCGGAACGACTCAACCCCTTCAACATCCACATTGGGGATTCCAACCAGGTCAGCTCGAACCCCAAGTGTGGAGGTGATCATCGAATCGTCCTTAGCCAGCCGTCTATGTCCGTATCTTGCCCGGGGATGACCGGGCGGTACGTCGGCGTTCGTCTTCCTGGTTCCATCCGCCGATACCTGACCCTGTGCGAGGTCCAAGTCTTTTCAAATGCAG tggcctTGCCGAAGAAGTGGCGTGAGGATGGAAGATGTGGAACCGGGTTTCCCGCTCCCGGTGCCAACCCAGGCCAGTGCGACCCAAACTCCGTCAGTCCTTGCTGCTCCCCGTACAACTACTGCGGCGCTACTTATTGGCACTGTGGCTGTGGCGACAGCTGCGTCGACTATCGGAACATCTTAGGTGATCGCATTTTGTTTCACAAGTGA